The genomic segment TTAAGGCAAAAAGACCGTACAGGGAACCTATGCACAGGATAAGGATAAATACAAGAACCATAAATGCCTGGGTTTTACCTGTTTGAATATTTTCTATCTGTTCTGTAATCCTGGGATAAGAGTTTAAAAATGAGTCCTTGAGCAGTTTGTGATCTGTGGTACAGACAGTCCATACCGGATTATGAGCATGGGTTAAGAAAATCATTTTATCATTAGCACCTCCGGCCTTTATTGTAAGCTCCTTTAATGGAAAGACAACACCATTATCTCCAGACTGGAAATTCAGGGTATCTTGACTAATAACAATCTCTCCAAAAAACCGGTTATTGTTCTCAAATGCGCTTGCCCTGTAATTGTGAAGGCGGTCAGTGGTATCATCCATCAAGTTTATTTCCTCTTTTTCATTAATTTTTTCATTCATCAGACACCAGCGGTGAAAGTGCATGTCGGAGTAGGAAACTGTCTGCAATAAGACAGGTTAAATTTGCTTGATTATCATTTAATAAGAATCAAGTATTAACAATAAAATCAGCGATTTACATGTCGCAACGAGTGCAGCACCGGGTTATAGTGCGTTTTGTTAAAATGTGTTAAATCTGTTTCTCATTTTCTAAATTCTGATTTTTAGCAGATATGCCGGATATCCATTCCGGTCGGATTCGATCAAAATATTCGTAATTGTCCAGTATTGACTTCATTCTGTTTTCAATAAACGGCATTGTTTTTGGATGAAATTTTAATGTCCATACGATTGTCGAAAAAATACTCATTGCAATATAAACTGATATTATCAGACAGATATCTTCACTAACTTTTTCGTTTCCGAAATATCCTTTTATTTCTCCCCGTGCGAACTCTTTGCTGACCGGCCATGTGAACCATTCTAGTTTTACAAATTCATGCAAAGGATCACCCCAGTCATATCTGTTAAAATCCAATATCCCTGAATATTTACTATCATTTATAATAATATTGCCCAGATGGAAGTCATCATGCTGAAATCTGTCTGGGGCGGATTTAATTCTGTCACAGTTTGATTCAATAAATTTAATAAGTTTGTCGTCATTTTCAAAGCTGTATTCATTTTTCAAATAGTGAGCGAGATAGAATTCGTGTTTTGCAAGTTTTCTTTTTTTCCAACTGTTGGTGCTGTTTTCAAGACTGTTTATTGTTTTCAGGTCTTGACCTGCATAAAAGCCAATTTCAAACTGAGTTGACTCTGCAAGTTTACTAATATTTTTCTCAGCATCATTGCCGGGAAGAAAACTAAACAGGTTGTAAATTTTATTATCTTCTTTCCCAGTAAATATATCTATTGGTTTGTTGCAGTTTACACCTTTTGCAAACAGCTTTTTCATTATTTTGAATTCTTCTTTTTTTCTTGAAAATGTTTTTGCAGATGAAATGCGAAGCAAATATGTGTCGAATGCTGTTTTTATAACAAATTTTTCATCATCAGAAAAACCTTTTTGTATTTTTGATATTTCTTGGATAGTTCCAAGTCTGCTAACAAGTTGTTTTTCTATCTCATTATAATATTTCATATTATCTCAATAAGTTCAAGCTAACATTGGCTTTCCAGCTTTATAAGGCTTACCCCGTTACGGGACACCCGATAACATCAACAAGTTGATGTTCATCTCAGCAATACATCTGTCATAGCCACACAAAAAAAATAATGCTTCACAGGAGCGGTCAATGGCTTTTGCCATCGTCAACCATTCCCCTGCGTAAAGGCGGACATACAATTTTTTCGCTGTTCAGCCTGGCAGTCCTTCACCCTGTCCTCCCCATTACAAGAAGGCATTTGGCTGCTACGCTGCCTCCGCCCTCTCTACCGCAGGCTGGCATTTCGTTTTGCCCATTTCCACGTCATTTCAAATACTAAGATGTTTATCAGCAGTTCACATGTGTTCCATATCATCATTCCTGGCTCCTGCTCCGGTTCGATGCTTCCAGGGTTGACATCCCCTCACGGTTTTGTCTCAAGTCCTTGCGGACACGTTGCTCACGTTGTCCTCCAAGCTTCATACATCAGACACCAGCGGTGTAAGTGCATGTCGGAGTAGAAAACTGTCTGCAATAAGACAGGTTAAATTTGCTTGATTCTCATTTAATGAGAATCAAATATTAACAATAAAATCAGATACTTCATGTCGCAACATAATCAGTGTCTGGTTATACCCCATTTCGTAGCTATATACGCACAAGAATCGCAAATTTAATATTTGAAATTATGTTAAATTAATTCATAGTTTATTGATATTAGTGTTGAATACAGCTAATAAAAATCTTGAGTATGTTAATAAATTGTATTTAAGCCTTATGCAGCTTTTTTCTGATAATTTTCACTAATTTTTATTCTCTTTCCATATTTTTCGCAAAAGAAGCGTATACATTCTGGTGCAATATCAATAGTTTTTTCGTCATATAATCCTGTTTCAGGATTTATCCAGATAAGAGTATAGTCGCCTTTTACCAACTCAAATCTTTTTTTATCTCTAAGTGGTAAAAAAGCATCTCCTGGATTTTCTTCAATTATCAGAGGATAAAAATCCAGTTCATAAATTGAAACATCCAGATTTTCTTCAAACCACAATCTCAAAGTATAATCTTTTACGTGTTCAGCTTTGAGAAGTCCACGTTCGAACTTATTTTCCCAATTTGATTCATCTTTGGAATATTCAGACCATTCTTTCCATTTCATAATATTTTTATCCTATAATTGTTATAATTTGATTATTCATAGCATGTTCCCATTGCTCAAGTAGTTCTTGTTCATGGACATCAACCCAAACTTCGACCATTTTTTTCAATTTTGGAGGAAGTTCTTTACCTGGTTTCATCCATTTTTTGGATCTGATTTCATAACGATAACTTTTTACATCATTTTGATATTTGATATGAACATGCGGTGGTGCGTGGTCATTATAGTTCATTAAAATTGTAAGTACCCCTTTTTTTAAGGGATGTGATACTGGTGGCATATTATTCTCTCATATTTATTCTCATACAGTAAAGGGGTATAACGACAAGCTCAACGGTTCGGTTTTGCGGAGTGAAGCGGAGCAAAACAGAATGCCGGGTAGGTCAGGAGCATTGCTGCTCCTTTCCCCCCTAAGAACCGTTATGTTTCCAGTTTGCTTATGTTTCCAGTTTATTAAAATATTATAAGATATATTTACTTTGAATTTAGCTTTTATATTTTCTTGCATCAAAGGCTGTATAAAATATATCTTCTTTGAATTTTCTTTTCATGCGATTTATGAACATGGTACACCCGGATTTGTTTTGCCATAACTTCTTTTCGGAAATTTGTTTACACCAGTGCCTTCTTTTCCGCAGTAATTACATACCGGTTGAGTTTTGTCTTTATTAAAGATTGAAGCGATTATCTTTTTCAGGCAGATGCATGTTTTTACAACTGCCTGAACAACCCGGCTTTCTTTGTTTACCCTGTATCTTCGCCTGTTTTCAGCATTTCTGTGCTGTTTTTTGCCTTTTTCTGTTTTCCTGTATTTTTCTTGTGCTGCTTTACGGGTTTCACGGTATCCTGCCTTTCGGCACTCCGGCCCGCAGTAAACATGACCCCTGTAACAGCACCTGCAAATATAAAATAGTATGCCGCAGCATTTGCAGAATATTTTTAAAAGCGGGTTCATATCTGTTTATTCCTGATCAGGTGAATAATTGCCCTTATATCCTGAATAATAAAAAATTTCAATAATTTTATCATCATTTTAAGACCTTGTAAAAAATTAGCAAAAAAGATTGAAAAAACATGGATGATCAAACTCAAAATCTGCTGCTTTTATGATTATGTTCTTCCTGTAAGCCGAAAATTATTAATAAAAGGAGGAAATTATGTCAAAATCAGTATTAAATCCAGGCAGGATTAGAAAGATCAATGGAAGTTTTGCATTTGTGGAGCATCGTTTTTTACAGGAAGGTTTTTTTGAGAGCCTGAATAAGGCTGAACTTCAATTGTATTTTTTCCTGGTTCTTGCGGGTAACCGGGCAGGGGTTTCCTGGTATTCCTATGAACGGATCTGCGTAATGCTCAATATTATTCTGGATGAGTATATTGAAGCCAGGAACGGCTTGATAGATAAGGATATGATTGCCTTTGACGGCCGTGTTTACCAGGTTCTTTCACTTCCTGGCAAACCGTTTGTTTCGGAAGACAGGCTGTTGAGAACTTCCAGGGACATGGAGACTCGTGATCCTGCTGTAATACGCCGGATAGTTGAAAATGCCCTGGGAGATTAATCATGGATAAACCAGGAAAAAAATACACAGACAGCGCCATGCAGGAGTTTTTGGATCTGATTTCACAATACCTGCTCTATATAAAAAGAACCCGTCCCCCTGGTATTGAACGGCAGAAGCGGATTTTAAAGGTTCTCAATGACCTGGTTTTATCCCTGGTTAAACTCGGGATTGCGGCGGATGCGGTAAGAATCCCGGATATTGACCTTTATTTGAAAAAAACATGCCAGGGCCTTTCATCCGGAACAACCAGGGATAACAGGTCAATAATAAGGGCATTTCTGCGGTATCTTTATCACGAACACAGGCTGTATGAAAAAGACCTCTCTGTTCAGCTGATTTCAGCACCAGTGTTTAACCAGGATAATCCGCCCAGATTTCTGCGGACTGAAGAAGTCAGCCGTCTGTTTGCTGCTGCAAGTCTTTCCACGCCAAAAGATCTGCGTACAAATGCCATACTGCATCTTGCGTTTTCAAGCGGTTTGAGACCTGTTGAAACAGCAAAAATCACCCTGGATGACATCGCATTTAAACAGGGAGAGCTTTCAGTTCCGTCAAGAAAAGGTGTCAACCCTGCTGTTTTTCCTCTTTCCGAGGATACTGTAAAAGCTGTTACTGCCTATATTATTGGTGCCAGACCTGAAAGCAGGGCAAGAGAACTTTTTCTCGGACTTTATCCGCCATATGAACCGGTTACTGTTTATGTAATC from the Desulfonema limicola genome contains:
- a CDS encoding DUF4160 domain-containing protein, producing the protein MPPVSHPLKKGVLTILMNYNDHAPPHVHIKYQNDVKSYRYEIRSKKWMKPGKELPPKLKKMVEVWVDVHEQELLEQWEHAMNNQIITIIG
- a CDS encoding tyrosine-type recombinase/integrase; translation: MDKPGKKYTDSAMQEFLDLISQYLLYIKRTRPPGIERQKRILKVLNDLVLSLVKLGIAADAVRIPDIDLYLKKTCQGLSSGTTRDNRSIIRAFLRYLYHEHRLYEKDLSVQLISAPVFNQDNPPRFLRTEEVSRLFAAASLSTPKDLRTNAILHLAFSSGLRPVETAKITLDDIAFKQGELSVPSRKGVNPAVFPLSEDTVKAVTAYIIGARPESRARELFLGLYPPYEPVTVYVIRSSISQLMRKAGVLGTPYSLRHTYAQNLLESGASIYEIKEMLGHDSLKSTKKYLHVDIKLMRKVLFNDTI
- a CDS encoding aminoglycoside phosphotransferase family protein, yielding MKYYNEIEKQLVSRLGTIQEISKIQKGFSDDEKFVIKTAFDTYLLRISSAKTFSRKKEEFKIMKKLFAKGVNCNKPIDIFTGKEDNKIYNLFSFLPGNDAEKNISKLAESTQFEIGFYAGQDLKTINSLENSTNSWKKRKLAKHEFYLAHYLKNEYSFENDDKLIKFIESNCDRIKSAPDRFQHDDFHLGNIIINDSKYSGILDFNRYDWGDPLHEFVKLEWFTWPVSKEFARGEIKGYFGNEKVSEDICLIISVYIAMSIFSTIVWTLKFHPKTMPFIENRMKSILDNYEYFDRIRPEWISGISAKNQNLENEKQI